One region of Myxococcota bacterium genomic DNA includes:
- a CDS encoding aspartate aminotransferase family protein — MSEKYDRLVSREKRVFLPTVRRWPIALERGQGSRVWDVDGKEYVDLTAGWGVTSIGHCHPALADAIADQARTLMQTTNNVYTKPQLDLAERLARVAPGGMHRTFFTSSGAEANEGALKLAARATGRSRFVSTVNSFHGRTLGAMGCLGQEKYRGPWRGIVREATFIPYGDVDALRAALTPEHAAFIVEPVQGEGGVVVPPVDYLKRAADVCHSAGALLIADEIQTCIGRTGRWFACEHGGAVPDILTYGKGVGGGFPLAGFMATEAVMGAVQAGDHGGTYAGNPLACRAGVAVMTVIEDEKLVERAAMLGKETLARLAAFAAKHEQQVEGVRGLGLLIGVVMRKPEAAAAAHAAMRDQGVLVNLTADRVLRIFPPLNIPEGDLSHGLDVVEACVAAAK; from the coding sequence ATGTCCGAGAAGTACGACCGACTGGTGAGCCGAGAGAAACGGGTGTTCCTGCCGACCGTCCGGCGCTGGCCCATCGCGCTGGAGCGCGGCCAGGGCTCGCGCGTGTGGGACGTCGACGGCAAGGAGTACGTCGACCTCACCGCGGGCTGGGGAGTCACTTCGATCGGTCACTGCCATCCGGCGCTGGCCGACGCCATCGCGGACCAGGCGCGCACGCTGATGCAGACGACCAACAACGTCTACACCAAGCCGCAGCTCGACCTGGCCGAGCGGCTGGCGCGCGTGGCCCCGGGCGGCATGCACCGGACGTTCTTCACCTCGAGCGGCGCCGAGGCCAACGAGGGCGCGCTCAAGCTCGCCGCGCGCGCCACCGGCCGCAGCCGCTTCGTCTCCACCGTGAACAGCTTCCACGGCCGCACGCTGGGCGCGATGGGCTGTCTGGGCCAGGAGAAGTACCGCGGCCCGTGGCGGGGGATCGTGCGCGAGGCCACGTTCATCCCCTACGGCGACGTCGACGCGCTGCGCGCGGCGCTGACTCCGGAGCACGCCGCGTTCATCGTCGAGCCCGTGCAGGGCGAGGGCGGCGTGGTCGTGCCGCCGGTCGACTACCTGAAGCGCGCGGCCGACGTGTGTCACTCGGCGGGCGCGCTCTTGATCGCCGACGAGATCCAGACCTGCATCGGCCGCACGGGCCGCTGGTTCGCCTGCGAGCATGGCGGCGCGGTGCCCGACATTTTGACCTACGGCAAGGGCGTGGGCGGCGGCTTCCCCCTGGCCGGCTTCATGGCGACCGAGGCCGTGATGGGCGCGGTCCAGGCCGGTGACCACGGCGGCACCTACGCGGGCAACCCGCTCGCCTGCCGCGCCGGCGTCGCGGTCATGACGGTGATCGAGGACGAGAAGCTCGTGGAGCGCGCGGCCATGCTCGGCAAGGAGACACTCGCCCGCCTGGCGGCGTTCGCGGCCAAGCACGAGCAGCAGGTCGAGGGGGTGCGCGGGCTCGGGCTCCTGATCGGCGTGGTCATGCGCAAGCCCGAAGCCGCGGCCGCGGCGCACGCGGCCATGCGCGACCAGGGCGTGCTCGTGAACCTGACCGCCGACCGGGTGCTGCGCATCTTCCCGCCGCTCAACATCCCCGAGGGCGACCTGTCGCACGGCCTCGACGTGGTCGAGGCGTGCGTGGCCGCCGCGAAGTGA
- a CDS encoding YceI family protein: protein MRARAALLLAVALGASGCALVRHRDVSGVWRLVPAESALHFIGIKNDAVAVPGTFTTLEGAYDAAKRTGFVEVKLGSTDTGNPARDENIRSHFFEVASFPLARFEVSGLPIAETLPEPGGSARIELAGTLSLHGATVPLKLAARVSRDVQNHLHVRNEAPLVLSVHELGMDAQLAALRAVCGHESLSGAIPVDFDLAFAPVAAD, encoded by the coding sequence GTGAGAGCTCGGGCTGCGCTGCTGCTGGCGGTCGCGCTCGGCGCGTCGGGCTGCGCGCTGGTCCGACACCGTGACGTGTCGGGTGTGTGGCGGCTCGTGCCCGCGGAGTCGGCGCTGCACTTCATCGGCATCAAGAACGACGCCGTCGCCGTGCCCGGCACGTTCACCACGCTCGAAGGCGCCTACGATGCCGCGAAGCGCACCGGCTTCGTCGAGGTGAAGCTCGGCAGCACCGACACCGGGAACCCGGCGCGCGACGAGAACATCCGCAGCCACTTCTTCGAGGTCGCGAGCTTCCCGCTCGCGCGCTTCGAGGTCAGCGGGCTGCCGATCGCCGAGACACTGCCCGAGCCCGGCGGCAGCGCGCGCATCGAGCTGGCCGGAACCTTGTCGCTGCACGGCGCCACGGTCCCGCTCAAGCTCGCCGCGCGCGTGTCGCGCGACGTGCAGAACCACCTGCACGTGCGCAACGAGGCGCCGCTCGTGCTCTCGGTGCACGAGCTCGGCATGGACGCGCAGCTCGCCGCGCTCCGGGCCGTGTGCGGCCACGAGTCGCTGTCCGGGGCGATCCCCGTGGATTTCGATCTGGCGTTCGCTCCCGTGGCCGCGGACTGA